One Niallia circulans DNA segment encodes these proteins:
- a CDS encoding Na+/H+ antiporter NhaC family protein, whose protein sequence is MELEKNTISVRPIEAAIVTILLMGILGYLIIGVEVVPHIAIMTGIALLLIYGAVKKVGFSELEQAMVDGIKPGLGAVMIFFFIGMLISSWMASGTIPTFIYLSVELVTGKFYYAIVFVVTAIIGLCIGSSLTTAATIGVGFIGASIALDISPAITAGAIISGAFFGDKMSPLSDTTTLAASVADTDLFEHIKDMAWTTVPAFIISFLVYLMISPKTTSESFQKIDAIKGTLLDQNLVHWYSIIPFIILGVLALKKVSVIATLFAGTISALIISFWVNNSLGFKGILELLYSGYKSTSGIKEVDSMLSRGGIESMMFSISIILLALSMGGLLFKLGIIPALLSVVQRILNRVSLLVCSAAGMAVAVNFIIGEQYLSILLPGNAFKENFKKAGLKPKHLSRVLEDAGTVVNPLVPWGVCGVFLSTVLGVSVTEYALFAFFCLLSPLITLFYGFTGISLPKTKKN, encoded by the coding sequence ATGGAGTTAGAAAAAAATACGATATCAGTCCGTCCGATTGAAGCAGCGATTGTTACGATACTATTAATGGGAATACTTGGATACCTTATCATTGGGGTTGAGGTTGTTCCTCATATTGCGATAATGACAGGAATTGCACTTCTATTAATTTATGGCGCAGTCAAAAAAGTGGGCTTTAGCGAACTAGAACAAGCGATGGTAGACGGCATTAAGCCAGGGTTAGGTGCTGTAATGATTTTCTTTTTCATAGGCATGCTGATAAGCAGCTGGATGGCAAGCGGCACAATCCCAACATTTATCTATTTATCTGTTGAACTAGTTACTGGAAAGTTTTATTATGCAATTGTTTTTGTTGTTACAGCAATTATCGGTCTTTGTATCGGTAGCTCCCTAACTACTGCAGCTACTATTGGAGTTGGCTTTATCGGTGCAAGCATTGCACTTGACATTTCGCCTGCTATTACGGCGGGAGCGATAATTTCTGGTGCATTCTTTGGGGATAAAATGTCACCATTATCTGATACTACAACACTAGCAGCAAGTGTTGCTGATACGGATTTATTTGAACATATTAAGGATATGGCATGGACAACCGTTCCTGCATTTATTATTTCATTTCTTGTCTACTTAATGATATCTCCTAAGACAACAAGCGAAAGCTTTCAAAAAATAGATGCGATTAAAGGGACATTACTGGATCAGAACCTTGTCCACTGGTATTCTATCATTCCATTTATCATTTTAGGTGTGCTCGCACTTAAAAAGGTTTCTGTTATTGCGACATTATTTGCTGGTACAATTTCTGCATTGATTATTTCTTTTTGGGTGAATAACAGCTTAGGATTTAAAGGAATACTAGAATTACTTTACTCAGGATACAAATCTACTAGTGGAATTAAGGAAGTGGACTCCATGCTGTCAAGGGGCGGAATTGAAAGCATGATGTTCAGTATTTCCATTATTCTCCTTGCATTAAGCATGGGGGGCTTGTTATTTAAACTAGGAATCATTCCAGCCCTTTTATCTGTCGTGCAACGGATTCTTAACCGCGTTTCCTTACTAGTATGCTCTGCTGCTGGAATGGCAGTTGCTGTTAACTTTATTATCGGTGAACAGTACTTATCTATCCTGCTTCCAGGAAATGCTTTTAAAGAGAATTTCAAGAAGGCAGGTCTGAAACCAAAGCATCTGTCTCGGGTGCTTGAAGATGCAGGAACAGTTGTTAATCCTCTTGTTCCTTGGGGTGTCTGTGGCGTATTTCTGTCAACTGTACTCGGTGTTTCTGTGACAGAGTATGCTCTCTTTGCATTTTTCTGCCTTTTATCACCATTAATTACGTTATTTTATGGTTTTACAGGCATTTCATTACCTAAAACGAAGAAGAATTAA
- a CDS encoding bifunctional homocysteine S-methyltransferase/methylenetetrahydrofolate reductase produces MNFREELQKRILIGDGAMGTLLYSNGIDNCYEELNITHPTRIETIHSAYLEAGADILQSNTYGANYYKLKRYGLEEEVSTINRKGIAIARKAANGKAFVFGTIGASRSFRKSDLDLDEIKRCFREQLYSQLIENPDGLILETYYDLEELEMVLNIARNETDLPIIANVSLHETSYLQEGIHLNEALLRLEALGADAVGVNCHLGPHHMIRSLEEVPLPKKAFLSVYPNASSLPEYVDGRFVYEAVPEYFGYSAVNLRNQGARIIGGCCGTTPNHIAEVKKALGNIAPITEKKIIKRKVEMIEAAAKETKKGLYEKAKMERTILVELDPPKKLGIKEFMKGAKALHKAGVDSITLADNSLASPRISNVALGTILKKEIGSEPLMHITCRDRNMIGLQSHLMGLQTLGLNEVLVVTGDPSKIGDFPGATSVYDLSSFDLISLVKQFNEGLSYSGQSLGQRTNFKIAAAFNPNIRHLHKAVERMEKKIACGAQSFLTQPVFSTNQIEEVYEATKHLDTPIFMGIMPLTSTRNAEFIHNEVPGIKLPDTVRKAMASAGNNPIKARAEGLAIAKELVDAAAERFKGIYLITPFLRFELTEELSKYIRAVDNKHVVELTANEQ; encoded by the coding sequence ATGAATTTCAGAGAAGAATTACAAAAGCGCATTTTAATCGGTGATGGGGCGATGGGAACTCTTCTTTATTCAAATGGAATTGATAATTGTTATGAAGAGCTGAATATTACTCATCCAACCCGAATCGAAACAATCCACTCAGCATATTTGGAGGCTGGTGCTGATATTCTCCAATCCAATACATATGGAGCGAACTATTATAAACTTAAGCGCTATGGTTTGGAGGAAGAGGTTAGCACTATTAATAGAAAAGGCATAGCGATTGCCAGAAAAGCAGCGAATGGAAAAGCCTTCGTTTTCGGAACAATTGGTGCTTCTAGAAGCTTTCGGAAATCTGATCTCGATTTGGATGAGATTAAAAGATGCTTTCGCGAGCAATTATACAGCCAGCTTATTGAAAATCCAGATGGGTTGATATTAGAAACTTATTATGATTTAGAAGAGCTAGAAATGGTGTTAAATATTGCTAGAAATGAAACGGATCTGCCGATTATTGCGAATGTTTCCTTACATGAAACGAGTTATTTGCAGGAAGGCATTCATTTAAATGAAGCCTTACTCAGACTAGAAGCATTAGGTGCAGATGCGGTTGGCGTGAACTGTCATTTAGGTCCGCACCATATGATACGCTCACTTGAAGAGGTTCCGTTGCCAAAAAAAGCATTCCTGTCTGTTTACCCAAATGCAAGCAGTCTTCCAGAATATGTTGACGGGCGCTTCGTATATGAAGCTGTTCCAGAGTATTTCGGATATAGCGCAGTTAATTTGCGAAACCAAGGAGCGCGAATAATCGGAGGCTGTTGTGGTACAACGCCAAACCACATTGCTGAAGTTAAAAAGGCGCTTGGAAATATTGCTCCAATTACGGAAAAGAAAATAATCAAACGCAAAGTGGAAATGATAGAAGCCGCAGCAAAAGAAACAAAAAAAGGTCTTTATGAAAAAGCAAAAATGGAGCGAACTATTTTAGTTGAATTAGACCCACCGAAGAAATTGGGCATTAAGGAGTTTATGAAAGGTGCAAAAGCACTCCATAAGGCAGGGGTCGATTCAATCACACTTGCTGATAATTCCTTAGCAAGCCCAAGAATAAGCAATGTTGCGCTTGGAACAATCTTAAAAAAGGAAATTGGCTCAGAGCCACTGATGCATATAACCTGTCGTGACCGAAACATGATTGGCCTGCAGTCTCACTTAATGGGCTTGCAGACACTTGGCTTAAATGAGGTGTTAGTCGTGACCGGAGACCCTTCCAAAATTGGTGATTTCCCGGGAGCGACAAGTGTTTATGATCTTTCGTCATTTGATTTAATCAGCCTTGTGAAGCAATTCAATGAAGGGTTATCCTACTCTGGACAAAGTCTTGGTCAGCGCACTAATTTCAAGATTGCCGCCGCCTTTAATCCTAATATCCGTCATTTGCATAAAGCGGTAGAGAGGATGGAAAAGAAAATTGCTTGCGGGGCACAGTCATTTTTGACACAGCCAGTTTTCTCCACAAACCAAATAGAAGAAGTTTACGAAGCCACAAAGCATCTTGACACACCGATATTTATGGGGATAATGCCACTAACAAGCACACGAAATGCCGAATTTATTCATAATGAGGTTCCCGGAATCAAGCTGCCTGATACTGTCAGAAAGGCAATGGCTTCGGCAGGTAATAATCCGATAAAGGCTAGAGCAGAAGGCTTAGCAATTGCTAAAGAGTTAGTGGATGCAGCAGCAGAGAGGTTTAAAGGGATATATTTAATAACACCTTTCCTGCGGTTTGAGCTGACAGAGGAGCTTTCGAAATATATTAGAGCAGTGGATAATAAACATGTTGTTGAACTGACAGCAAACGAGCAATAA
- a CDS encoding PTS sugar transporter subunit IIB: MKVLFVCSGGMSSAILVNTLKKEAEKKGLTLEVLAVGAQEFAEEVHNGWDVAMVAPQVRHRIDSFKESAEKAGVPCGVIPSQAYSPLGGPAMLKLLNELTN; encoded by the coding sequence ATGAAGGTTTTATTTGTTTGTTCAGGTGGAATGTCAAGTGCGATTTTGGTTAACACATTAAAAAAGGAAGCAGAGAAGAAAGGATTGACGCTTGAGGTTTTAGCAGTTGGGGCACAGGAGTTTGCTGAGGAGGTTCATAATGGCTGGGATGTTGCAATGGTTGCACCTCAAGTGAGACATCGTATTGATAGTTTCAAAGAATCAGCTGAAAAAGCAGGTGTACCGTGTGGTGTTATTCCATCACAAGCATATAGCCCGCTTGGTGGTCCAGCGATGTTAAAGCTGTTAAACGAACTAACGAACTAA
- the metE gene encoding 5-methyltetrahydropteroyltriglutamate--homocysteine S-methyltransferase: protein MNLVSTVIGYPYIGENREWKRCVESFWNKKISEEQFTTEMKTIRLNNLKHQQTLGLDLLTVGDFTFYDRMLDVATMFGLVPNRYKWTGNEVNLTTYYTMARGGKDAVACEMTKWFNTNYHYIVPEYEGKQPQLTNNYILDYFNEAKEELGVITKPTIIGPFTFVQLAKGYDVKSKNSFLVKLLPLYAQVFQELLEAGAEWIQVEEPALCLSLNEDEIKLVQEAYTYLASELPKAKLMLQTYFEALSAYSELTQLPVAGFGLDFVHGAEENIQSIRKFGFPQDKVLGIGLINGRDIWKADLVEKAAATQSLLLLSGVKEAWIQSSCSLQHVPVTTKTEKELDVTLKAALSFADEKIEELTQVTAYCVGVRTSDKNSLKASKQAIEALAQHKTRNNSNVKQLVATVKAADFSRPLSFKERQSLQQTALNLPDFPTTTIGSFPQSDQVKRTRTAWRKKEITDAAYAEFVKNETARWIEIQEDIGLDVLVTGEFERTDMVEYFGEKLSGIAFTKFAWVVSYGSRCVKPPIIYGDVEWTTPMTLKEIVDAQELTEKYVKGMLTGPITILNWSFVRDDISREQVANQLALALREEIQALEDAGIAIIQVDEPALREGLPLRKEKWNQYLRWAVNAFKLATSSVQNETQVHTHMCYCEFNDFIDTIRALDADVISIETSRSHGELIHSLRQNSYELGIGLGVYDIHSPRVPSVAEMETILNDSLEVISKEQFWVNPDCGLKTRREEETVKSLKNMVAATQKLREQLSQTV from the coding sequence ATGAATTTAGTTAGTACAGTAATTGGCTATCCTTATATTGGTGAAAATCGTGAATGGAAACGTTGTGTGGAATCTTTTTGGAATAAGAAAATATCGGAGGAACAATTTACAACAGAGATGAAAACAATCCGGTTGAATAACTTAAAGCACCAGCAAACGCTTGGCCTGGATTTACTCACTGTTGGGGATTTTACCTTTTATGATCGTATGCTTGATGTTGCGACAATGTTTGGATTGGTTCCAAACCGTTATAAATGGACAGGAAATGAAGTAAACCTAACAACATACTACACAATGGCTCGCGGCGGTAAAGATGCAGTGGCTTGTGAAATGACTAAGTGGTTTAACACAAACTACCACTATATTGTCCCTGAATATGAGGGCAAGCAGCCGCAGCTAACGAATAACTATATTTTAGATTATTTTAATGAAGCGAAGGAAGAACTTGGTGTTATTACTAAACCTACTATTATCGGGCCCTTTACTTTTGTACAATTAGCAAAAGGATATGATGTTAAATCGAAGAATTCGTTTTTAGTTAAATTATTGCCTCTATATGCACAGGTCTTTCAAGAGCTGCTTGAAGCTGGAGCTGAATGGATTCAAGTAGAAGAACCTGCACTATGCCTTTCCCTGAATGAGGATGAAATAAAACTTGTACAGGAAGCATACACATACTTAGCGTCCGAATTACCTAAAGCAAAATTGATGCTGCAAACATACTTCGAAGCACTTTCAGCGTACAGTGAACTGACACAGCTCCCTGTTGCAGGCTTTGGCCTTGATTTTGTCCATGGGGCAGAGGAAAACATCCAATCAATTCGGAAATTCGGATTTCCGCAAGATAAAGTATTAGGAATAGGTCTTATAAATGGAAGAGATATATGGAAGGCTGACTTAGTTGAAAAAGCTGCGGCAACACAATCACTATTATTATTAAGTGGTGTTAAAGAGGCTTGGATTCAGTCATCATGCAGTCTGCAGCATGTACCTGTTACAACGAAAACGGAAAAAGAGCTTGATGTAACATTAAAAGCTGCACTGTCATTTGCTGATGAGAAGATAGAGGAGCTGACACAAGTAACAGCTTATTGTGTCGGTGTGAGAACATCTGACAAAAATAGCCTTAAGGCAAGCAAACAAGCAATTGAAGCACTTGCACAGCATAAAACGCGAAATAATTCTAATGTAAAACAGCTTGTAGCTACAGTGAAGGCAGCGGATTTCTCACGCCCGCTTTCATTCAAGGAGCGTCAGTCACTTCAGCAAACAGCATTAAATTTACCGGACTTTCCAACAACAACAATCGGAAGTTTTCCTCAATCCGACCAGGTTAAGCGTACACGAACTGCTTGGCGTAAAAAGGAAATTACAGATGCTGCTTACGCAGAATTTGTAAAAAACGAAACAGCTCGCTGGATTGAAATTCAAGAGGATATAGGCTTGGATGTGTTAGTTACTGGTGAGTTTGAGCGTACAGATATGGTAGAGTATTTTGGTGAGAAGCTGAGTGGCATCGCATTTACAAAATTCGCTTGGGTTGTTTCCTACGGTTCACGCTGTGTTAAACCACCAATTATTTATGGAGATGTAGAATGGACAACTCCAATGACACTGAAGGAAATAGTGGATGCTCAAGAATTAACGGAAAAATACGTGAAAGGAATGCTGACAGGTCCTATAACAATCTTAAATTGGTCTTTCGTTCGTGATGATATTTCGAGAGAACAAGTTGCAAACCAGTTAGCATTAGCATTAAGAGAAGAGATTCAAGCATTGGAGGATGCAGGTATAGCAATTATTCAAGTAGATGAACCGGCACTGCGTGAAGGGCTGCCATTACGAAAAGAAAAATGGAATCAATATCTGCGTTGGGCTGTTAATGCCTTTAAGCTTGCGACATCAAGTGTACAAAATGAAACGCAGGTGCATACTCATATGTGTTATTGTGAGTTTAATGATTTCATTGATACGATCCGAGCACTGGATGCTGATGTTATATCAATTGAAACATCAAGAAGTCATGGTGAGTTGATTCATTCACTTAGACAAAATTCCTATGAGCTTGGCATAGGTTTAGGTGTTTATGACATTCACAGTCCACGTGTACCGAGTGTAGCGGAAATGGAAACAATTCTTAATGATAGTCTTGAAGTTATTTCAAAAGAACAGTTTTGGGTTAATCCAGACTGTGGCTTAAAAACACGCCGTGAGGAAGAAACAGTTAAATCCTTAAAAAACATGGTGGCCGCAACGCAGAAACTGCGCGAGCAGCTGTCACAAACAGTATAA
- a CDS encoding methyl-accepting chemotaxis protein, with translation MKRMSIKVKTLVFLMPLIFITLVVMTIVSFKTSHNYISNETDQKLKYQLDSITGNVQGVIDTHTAFSKGIANALERKATSFTLQDFDSVFKSELDDNHDVYGIGIYFDPYKYKEDTKYFSTYSYREGDKITSTQAYNDPDYDYPNQAWYKAGVGLDNAANIAYTKPLYDESTKATLITAAMPLYKEENGTESLQAIVTSDINLGEIQTLISETKVGEKGWAFLLDKDGQYIAAKNEEKVMKLNIKDEKSKELAGLSTSMLSGKEGNGYFTEDGAEYFVQYQQIQGTGWVLGSVVPKLELTQASQSILKYLIIIGIVGVVIIAAGIIIFSTYLSKNVKKVNDLSVDMSNGDLTKELHIKSSDEFGVMATNFNKMISNLREMLSQVAVSSEAVSSTSLELREGATETTKATEHIADAIQEVSEGAQVQTASSQQIVLAMEEMSSGIQRIASSSVEMLENSADVMEKAKDGRRSLENSSTQMNSIQQSVSQSAEVVKRLGEHSKKIGDIVKVISDIADQTNLLALNAAIEAARAGEAGKGFAVVADEVRKLAEESSQSGKEIVEIISIIQQDTKLAVDVMDNGTKEVQAGIVVVNGANTAFLTILESIQSVDSLIQEVSASSQQMSAASQEITASVEHLSDIASNASDNTQNVVASTEEQLATMNNLKNASGHLQSMSQKLKELISQFKI, from the coding sequence ATGAAAAGAATGTCTATAAAGGTAAAAACGCTGGTTTTTCTTATGCCATTAATTTTTATAACGCTTGTGGTGATGACGATTGTTTCGTTTAAAACGTCCCATAATTATATTTCTAATGAAACAGACCAAAAGCTGAAATATCAGTTAGATTCCATAACTGGTAACGTACAAGGAGTTATTGATACACATACTGCCTTTTCAAAAGGGATTGCTAATGCATTAGAGAGGAAGGCAACAAGCTTTACACTGCAAGATTTTGACTCTGTGTTTAAATCAGAACTAGATGATAATCATGATGTATACGGAATCGGAATATATTTTGATCCGTATAAATATAAAGAAGATACAAAGTACTTCAGTACGTACAGCTATCGAGAGGGAGACAAGATTACCTCCACTCAAGCATATAATGATCCAGATTATGATTATCCAAATCAAGCTTGGTACAAAGCTGGTGTCGGGTTAGATAACGCTGCGAATATTGCTTATACAAAGCCATTATACGATGAAAGTACTAAGGCAACACTGATTACTGCCGCAATGCCACTCTATAAAGAAGAGAACGGAACTGAATCTTTACAAGCAATTGTAACGAGTGATATCAATCTTGGAGAAATACAAACACTTATTTCTGAAACAAAAGTGGGAGAAAAGGGTTGGGCGTTTCTCTTGGATAAAGACGGGCAATATATTGCAGCAAAAAATGAAGAAAAGGTAATGAAGCTAAATATTAAGGACGAAAAAAGCAAGGAATTAGCGGGGCTATCAACTTCGATGCTTTCTGGTAAAGAAGGTAATGGTTACTTTACTGAAGATGGTGCAGAATACTTTGTGCAATATCAACAAATTCAAGGTACTGGCTGGGTATTGGGTTCTGTTGTGCCTAAGCTTGAGCTTACACAAGCATCTCAATCTATCTTAAAGTATTTAATAATAATTGGCATTGTAGGTGTCGTTATTATCGCTGCTGGAATCATCATTTTCTCTACGTATTTGTCTAAAAATGTGAAGAAGGTCAATGATTTGTCGGTAGATATGTCAAATGGCGATCTGACGAAGGAGCTGCATATAAAAAGCTCTGATGAATTCGGTGTAATGGCTACTAACTTTAACAAAATGATTAGTAATCTTAGAGAGATGCTTTCACAAGTAGCTGTTAGTTCTGAAGCAGTATCCTCAACCTCTTTAGAATTGAGGGAAGGAGCAACTGAAACAACAAAAGCTACTGAACATATCGCAGATGCTATTCAGGAGGTATCTGAAGGTGCACAAGTACAAACAGCAAGCTCTCAGCAAATCGTTTTGGCAATGGAGGAAATGAGTTCTGGTATTCAAAGAATTGCGTCTTCTTCTGTAGAAATGCTGGAGAACTCTGCTGATGTAATGGAAAAAGCTAAAGATGGTCGCCGTTCATTGGAAAACTCGTCAACACAAATGAACTCCATACAGCAAAGTGTGTCTCAATCAGCTGAAGTAGTAAAAAGATTAGGCGAGCATTCGAAGAAAATTGGCGATATTGTCAAGGTAATATCCGATATTGCTGATCAAACAAATCTTTTGGCTCTTAATGCGGCAATTGAAGCAGCACGAGCTGGAGAAGCAGGAAAAGGATTCGCTGTAGTTGCAGATGAAGTTCGCAAGCTCGCAGAAGAATCTAGTCAATCTGGTAAGGAAATAGTAGAGATAATCTCAATAATCCAGCAAGATACAAAGCTAGCTGTTGATGTTATGGATAATGGAACGAAAGAGGTTCAAGCGGGTATTGTTGTAGTAAATGGAGCAAACACGGCATTCTTGACAATATTAGAATCTATTCAATCTGTGGATAGTTTAATTCAGGAAGTGTCCGCTTCTTCTCAACAAATGTCTGCTGCATCACAAGAAATCACAGCATCTGTTGAGCACTTATCCGATATAGCAAGTAATGCGTCTGATAATACGCAAAATGTAGTAGCAAGCACTGAGGAACAACTAGCAACTATGAACAATTTGAAGAATGCAAGCGGCCATTTACAAAGCATGTCACAAAAGCTGAAGGAGCTTATTTCTCAGTTTAAGATATAA
- a CDS encoding mechanosensitive ion channel family protein codes for MNDISKLLEKFPIKITVAALLIILIVYLIRKFIKIFFDKTSFLDENREETIIHFTNQATKVIGVVFFLLYLLSHFFNLEKLVTGSVVVAGALAVILQHIIRDYIMGLTYLFERQINYGDYIIINGERQGKIEEISMRHLKIRQYDGYLYTVSYSNITELQNGTRGRRRVNESLILNYRQNPDAAFKVMEEVARICNEKYSEYLLKDENGISIERFQFNQITELNVDFMGHKYSISGLVKEADYVEASKKLRYELALAAYNSDLIMAESTSTSH; via the coding sequence ATGAATGATATTTCGAAGCTGCTTGAAAAGTTTCCTATAAAAATTACTGTTGCAGCACTGCTTATTATACTAATTGTTTATTTAATCCGTAAATTTATCAAGATTTTCTTTGATAAAACAAGCTTTTTAGATGAAAATCGCGAAGAGACCATTATCCATTTCACCAATCAGGCCACAAAGGTAATAGGAGTAGTCTTTTTTCTCCTGTATTTACTTAGCCATTTCTTTAACCTTGAAAAGCTTGTTACTGGCTCCGTTGTTGTAGCAGGTGCCTTGGCTGTTATTCTTCAGCATATTATCAGGGATTATATTATGGGGCTAACATACCTGTTTGAACGGCAAATTAATTATGGCGATTATATTATTATTAATGGCGAGCGCCAAGGGAAAATTGAAGAAATCAGCATGCGTCATCTCAAAATCCGTCAATACGATGGCTATCTGTATACTGTTTCCTACAGCAATATAACAGAACTTCAGAATGGAACAAGAGGCAGACGCAGGGTAAATGAAAGCCTTATTCTTAATTATAGACAAAATCCAGATGCTGCCTTCAAGGTAATGGAGGAAGTTGCTCGAATTTGTAATGAAAAATACAGTGAATATTTATTAAAGGATGAAAACGGTATTTCCATTGAAAGGTTTCAATTTAACCAAATAACGGAGCTAAATGTTGATTTCATGGGCCATAAATATTCGATATCAGGACTTGTGAAGGAAGCAGATTATGTGGAAGCAAGTAAAAAGCTGCGATATGAGCTTGCACTTGCTGCTTACAATAGCGATTTAATAATGGCAGAGAGCACCAGCACCAGCCATTAA
- a CDS encoding PTS sugar transporter subunit IIC has translation MDKFVDFLDKNLSTPMAKLSEQKHLQAIRDGVVSALPFIIFGSLFLIIAFPPVSADSVLGVWASTHAAEILIPYRLTMFIMTLYITFGIGFSLSQSYKIDPLSGALLSTASFLFTIGVQMVEEVGFVLPMTSLGGHGLFVGMIVSIFSVEVLRLCKTKKIMIKMPSSVPTSVARSFEALIPVTIVLTVMAMITVVFGIDTHSLVDKLVSPLIKAGDTYLGVIIPTFLITFFWSFGIHGVSVVGAVARPVWEVYLANNSAAVAAGEVIPHIAPETFFQWFIWIGGSGATLGLVIAMLLAAKSKYSKAIARTTIIPVLFNINEPVIFGMPIVLNPVLIIPFIITPLVGATIAYIATAIGMVNPTYVMVPWTLPAPIGAYLATGGDWRAIVIVIINIVLSILIYLPFFKMYDNKLVIQEKEEQLAS, from the coding sequence ATGGATAAGTTTGTGGATTTTTTAGACAAAAACCTTTCTACTCCAATGGCAAAGCTATCTGAGCAAAAGCATTTACAAGCAATTCGTGATGGAGTGGTTTCTGCATTGCCATTTATTATTTTCGGCAGTTTATTTCTCATTATTGCGTTTCCTCCGGTAAGTGCTGACTCTGTTCTTGGTGTTTGGGCCAGTACACATGCGGCAGAAATATTAATTCCATACAGATTAACAATGTTCATTATGACTTTGTACATAACCTTTGGGATTGGTTTCAGTTTATCTCAAAGCTATAAAATTGATCCCTTATCTGGTGCATTACTTTCTACTGCGTCCTTTTTATTTACTATCGGTGTTCAAATGGTAGAGGAGGTAGGCTTCGTTTTACCGATGACTAGTCTTGGGGGACATGGTCTGTTTGTCGGCATGATTGTATCGATATTTTCTGTTGAAGTGCTGCGGTTATGCAAAACAAAGAAAATAATGATAAAAATGCCGAGCTCTGTACCAACATCTGTTGCAAGATCGTTTGAGGCATTAATCCCAGTAACAATCGTTCTGACCGTTATGGCAATGATTACCGTTGTATTTGGAATTGATACACATTCCCTTGTCGATAAGCTGGTCTCCCCATTAATTAAAGCAGGAGATACATATCTCGGGGTGATAATACCAACGTTTTTAATTACCTTCTTTTGGTCTTTTGGGATTCATGGGGTGTCTGTAGTTGGAGCAGTAGCCCGTCCTGTATGGGAAGTATATTTAGCCAATAATTCAGCAGCCGTAGCTGCTGGAGAAGTAATACCACATATTGCTCCAGAGACATTTTTTCAATGGTTTATCTGGATTGGAGGCTCAGGGGCAACATTAGGTTTAGTTATTGCTATGCTATTGGCTGCGAAATCAAAATACAGTAAAGCGATTGCCAGAACGACCATTATTCCCGTGTTGTTTAATATTAACGAACCAGTTATTTTCGGTATGCCAATTGTATTAAACCCAGTCTTGATTATTCCGTTCATTATTACGCCGCTAGTTGGCGCAACAATTGCCTATATTGCAACTGCCATTGGAATGGTTAATCCAACATATGTAATGGTGCCATGGACCTTACCAGCCCCAATTGGAGCTTATTTAGCAACAGGTGGAGACTGGAGAGCAATAGTAATAGTAATTATTAATATTGTACTATCTATTTTAATTTACTTACCATTCTTTAAAATGTATGACAACAAGTTGGTGATTCAAGAAAAAGAAGAGCAACTAGCTTCCTAA